The genomic DNA TTTGTCAATATGGCGATCGCTTTGACTGCCATCCATTTTGGAGCCTTTTCCATTTCTCTACATCCCATACACTGGATGTTACCCCCCATCTACAGTGCTTATGTTGCCACGGATGGATCGGTATGGGCGATGGTAACCCAACTGTTTTGCATCATCACAGATGGATTGATTTATTTCCCTTTTTTGGTATTAGCATCTCGCCAATATTATACCCCTCTGCATTTACTCAAACTATTTGGAGAAGATGCCTATAGCTTTATCAATGAAGAAATCGATCGCCAGCAAGAACGCCTATTTCTTGCTAAGCAAAAGTCAGCAATGAATGATATGACGGCAGCGCAAAAGATTTTGCGACAATTCCAGGGCGGACGATTTATACTGTACTTTCAACCCAAGGTAGATGCATCATCGTTGAAGCTATTAGGTTTAGAGGCATTACTTCGATTTGAGGATTCAAAAGGAAAGATTGTGCCGCCTACGTTTTTACCGATACTTTATCAGCAAGGCTTATCAAAGGTAATCGATAAAAAAGTGGTAAGCATGGCATTTTCGCAAATCCTAAAATGGCGACGTATGGGATTACAAGTTCCTCCGATCGCAATTAACTTTGATAAAGAGTTTCTGCTCGATCGAAAAGCGATTAAAGAATTTATTAGTCAGGCAAATAAAAACAAGACACGTTTTTATATTGAAATTACCGAACATACCTATACTGTAGAATGGAAAACGCTACAATTGGTTATTCGTGAATTGCGAAGTGCCGGTCACCGAATTTCAATTGATGATTTTGGGGCAGGATATTCGTCTTTAAATAGTTTGTTAGTCTTAGAAGCAGATGAAATTAAATTGGATCGAAAGCTAGTTATTGCTCATGAAATTGATGCCGAACGGGGTCGAATGTTGCTAGCATCTACGATACAGTTATGTCACGATCTCGGTTTTCTTGTTGTTGCCGAAGGAGTAGAAACATTTTTCCAATTACAGTTACTTCAAAGCTATGGAGTAGAGGTTATACAAGGATATTATGTGGGAAAACCAATGCCTTCTGATGAAGTCTGTCAGTTATTTATTAGTTAGCATTAAGTCGTGGATTTCACGAGGTTGCATAAATCGCAATCTTCGCGCAAGATCGAACCAAATAATGCGAGTTCTGTTATCTTCCAGCGATCGCAGAACTAGGCAATTTGGCGATCGTCAATTAGAATTTGAATCGGCATAGGCTTGGGCGATCGACACTTCATGACGGTAACATAAGTGTTATCAATTATCAATTGCCATTTTGCCCTTTGCGTCCGCCAACGGGATGCTATGATTTTGGAAATATTCGATTAAAATAGAATCATTCCGAATTCAACCCAGACCCTCAGATCGGCGCGATCGCAAATACTCCAATGCTTACTATTACCGTCACTCCGGAAAAAACACTGGAACTGCCACCAGAACTCCAAGCTATGTTGAATCCGGGAGAACAATACCTAGTCTCTATTACCGGGGAAACTATTACGTTAACCAAATCCCAGCCTCCAGCATTTAATTGGCAGAAATGGGAGGCTAAACTGGAAGCAGATGACTCGGAGCAGTCCCTGAGCACGGAAGCCATTTGCGATATCGTGCATCAAGTGCGCCAAAATACTAAAGCAGAATGATAGTGAATTTCACGACGTTACATAAATTGTTTTGGTGGAATTTAAAATAGCTTTGCGCCGCAGATAATTTTGGCTGGTCTCAATTCCTTGACGTTCGACTAAATCGACATCTCGGGCAAAGATTTCCCGTAATTCATCTTCCATATCTACTAAGTGTAGCAATGTCCAACGAGCATCCTCGGCAAAGGAAACCAAGACATCAACATCGCTACGATCGCGATCGAAATCTTCTCG from Roseofilum casamattae BLCC-M143 includes the following:
- a CDS encoding EAL domain-containing protein; the encoded protein is MNVLVIFRELTDLLESLSLKDTFVFNGNEIYQLYFFLIPLFVNLSLSNLLAKEKNLDSISTILISMVCFFRVSGFLRIDDSTQLVSSNGSILTSILCTWIAIALLQYFSKIPQFRFIPHQGNINPRLRNTLNLTLPALLTVVSFEAIGQFLGWIANIDINMIQTSQMSAIQEIILYKLISLFTWYFGLHGEHSADGIFRLINNIPSTQVYSIQLKSFHDLFMNIGGAGSTFIVPFLILLNKSTTPFKSIAQLSLIFSFFNVNEILLFGLPILLNPLFAIPFILAPFVNMAIALTAIHFGAFSISLHPIHWMLPPIYSAYVATDGSVWAMVTQLFCIITDGLIYFPFLVLASRQYYTPLHLLKLFGEDAYSFINEEIDRQQERLFLAKQKSAMNDMTAAQKILRQFQGGRFILYFQPKVDASSLKLLGLEALLRFEDSKGKIVPPTFLPILYQQGLSKVIDKKVVSMAFSQILKWRRMGLQVPPIAINFDKEFLLDRKAIKEFISQANKNKTRFYIEITEHTYTVEWKTLQLVIRELRSAGHRISIDDFGAGYSSLNSLLVLEADEIKLDRKLVIAHEIDAERGRMLLASTIQLCHDLGFLVVAEGVETFFQLQLLQSYGVEVIQGYYVGKPMPSDEVCQLFIS
- a CDS encoding nucleotidyltransferase family protein, coding for MPIQIPIDDRQIAEFCDRWKITELALFGSVLREDFDRDRSDVDVLVSFAEDARWTLLHLVDMEDELREIFARDVDLVERQGIETSQNYLRRKAILNSTKTIYVTS